The DNA segment ATCTCGAGGAAAGCAATTTCTTGGTGGGAGAGTTCAGTGTTCGATGCTCGAGCAGACTTTGTGGGTTCATCAGGTTCGTTCTCCTCACCAGCTGTGGCGATCCGAGTCCCACTGGTGTCGTCGATTGCCTCGTGGTCCCGACTGAGACAGTGCCGTTCACGGCTGCGCCTTCGGACTAGTTTGGTCTTAGGGGAGACCTCAAAGGGGCCTTCTTTGTGACCTGGGGGAATAGGGAGGGGGCGGAGTGTCAATATCTCGGGTTTGGACTCATGGAACCCTGTGGATGGGAGTTGGACAACCCATTCCCCACGGCGAAGGCCGGCAATCCGATCTTTGATCTCCTCTGTTTCCAGATCTTCATGGAACAAGGACTCGGCTAGCATATCGTCCGTCGCGATGTTGCCGATGATCTTGGTGTTGACGTTGTTGAGAATCTCCTTGTAGGCCCGACGGTTGGCATGTGGATCTTCTCCCAACACTTGTTCAGGGTACTGCATGATCAGCCCCAGGGACAAGTTGAATTCACGCCCTTTGGGGAGGAGTTCGTTGTAGACGATTTCGTTCCGGGCCACGTCCGAACTCTCTTCGATGATGACGTTGGTGATGTAATCTTCACTGTTGGGCGTCCAAATGGATTGCACCGACGTCCACAGGTGCGAGAGAAAGAGAACGGTGAAGATCTGACTACTCTGTGATCGCAGGTTCCCGGTGTCGAGGATCAGCACCTTGTTGGAATTGAGGATGTTCTTCAGGTCGAGCATTGGTATTTCCGAGTGGTCATACCAGTTGTTCTCATCGTCCCAGTATTCCTCACTGATTGTGTACGAGAGCATATTCCAGATGAAGTCCCGCTCCTTGAGTTTCCGGATCCGGTTTAGTACTGCGTCTGTCGTGTTCATGAACTGGGTCTGGTCCTTTGTGAGGTGGGACTCGAGGATGCTCCTGACCTGACTGTCGGTGGTGCGAGGGATGGCCTTGTTGACCTTGTCTGCGTCCTCTACAGCATCTTCAACTTCTTTCCCCCACTGTTGGAATTGTTGTGCAGCTTCCATCAGTTCACCAATGGAGAAGTAGTCGGTGCCGTAGTTGCGGTCGAACTTGGCTTTGATGAGGTTCTTGAGGATTTCATTGGCAACGAATGCCTGATCAACGGTGTCTCTCCCAAGGACGAAGCGCAAGACCTGAAAATAGTGATCCGTGATATCTTGAATAGCCGCTTCACGTTCTCGGCCTGCACCTCGAGTAAGGGGTCGCAAGTCGAAGAAGGGCATCCCTGGTATCTTCCCATTCTTTTCAGGGATTTGGATGTACTCGACGTCCTCTAGGCTACCGAAGAGTGTCCGGTGGCACCGGAGATAGTTCTCACACATGTCCCCGTTCTTGGGGTCGATCAAGATGAGGGGTCCATCGAGGTCCTGATGGGCAGTGAGCATATCGTTGATCGTGGCGACGGTTTTCCCACTCCCGGTCGTTGCCGCTCTGATGTAGTGGTGGGTGAGGTCACTAGCTGACAACGAAAGGGCATCCCTATGGTTGATCTTTTGGGTCCATTCGTTTTTGCTTTCGATGGCGCTGATGTCAATAGTGTCCTGGTCATTATCACGGATGGCGGTGACTGCATGACCGATGGTCATCCCGTTGGAGAATTTTTGGAACACCTCTTCGTTAGGAGAGGTAAGTGGGGATTGGGCTGCCGGAAGTCCACCTGTCCCTCCTCGAGAGGCTTTTGGGAGGGAGTCAATCGAGGGGACCGTGATGAAGCTGGCGAGTTCTTTGATGTTGCATACCAGCATAGGTTTCCGTCGGGTGATCATCTCCCACCCAGTGGGGTACGTCAGAGCGTGCTTCAGCATCCGCTCATACTCATTTTTATGCTTGCCCAAGTATTTGCCTTCGATGGAGTAGAACTGGCCACTGAGTTGGTTCAGTGAGTCCTGTAGGTTCTGAGCGCATTTCTCTTGGGAAGTTGCTGCCCGAATAGTCAAGTTGTACGTGTGTGCGGGGTCCTTCAGGTCAATCTGAGCCATTCGGCTGGTCCCTGATCGCGGACCTGCTGTTTGTGAGTCGTGGATGGTGCCCCCGATCTCATGTGGAGTGTCCCCACGGTGACGTTCTTGTTTCTCCTCTTGGCTGACGCCGAAGAGGGCGTCGATAAAAGACCGAAGCATGAGGCCGGCTGTGCTGTGGACGCCTTGCTTGAGGTTGCCTTTGTGCCGTTCTGCTTTCCGAGACCAATCAGCTCGTGGCTCGAAGACCATTTGGATTAGCACCGTCCCTTTCGACTGGACAATGGTCTCGAGCATGTTCGAGAGAGGGGATCGGTCACTGAGGTTGAGGTCGAAGGTGGTGAGTGTGGTCATCCAGTCCTTTCGCCTCTCTTCAATGCCGTCAAACCGAACCATATGCGGAACTGATTCGAACTTGTTAGTGATGTCGAACTGATCTCGGTCAAATTCGAAGTTTTCGGGATACTGTGAACGGGTTACGGACTCGAGGCGATCACAGTCGACGTCCCCCTTCTCACCGGGTCCAAGGTAGAACTTGAATTGGGGTTCTCCTTTGGGTTTGTAGATGATGAATTCAAAGTTGGTCATCCCCTCGATGCTGTCGATGTGCTTTTCCATATCCAAGGGGAGTTTTCGCCCCGATCCGTATCGATGAAGCCCATAGAGTTCTCTGGTTACGGTTTCAGAATTAATCTCCTCTCTCACAGGAGTTATCCTGATATACTCTTGGTTTGATTCGATTTCTTTGATGAAATCTTCAGTGTCATCGTTTTCGCTGCCTCTCTCTTCCTCACCCGGCAGGTGTGGGCTAATAGGAGACGATTCAGGAATATCTTTTCTAGACTGTCTCGAGGGTGGGTTTTCCCACTCCCCTTCTACATCTGATGAGGGATCTTGGTCGGGCGATCCTTGATTAGGTGGGTTGTCTGGGGCCGCCTGTGGGTCTGAAGATGGGGAATCATCTTCAAGACTAGCTAGGTATTCACCTTGCTTGAAAGGGTCAATCAGATCGTTTGATTCGGACCTTTGAGTCTCAGTCGAGCGCGGTTTTTGAGATGGGCGATCATCTTTCTTCTCTTCTTTTTCTCCTGTCACGTTTGACTCTGAGTTCGAAGGCCATTAATAAATTACGGCCAACTTATGTAAGTATAAATTCGTTAGCGAATTGGAGATTCACCTCTATGAATCTCCCACAGATTGTTTCCCGTTCCCGTATAACGGATCCTATTGAGAAAATCCCCCGATCCGACCCTATACTGCTATCGTATTAGGTGTCTAATCTGATGTGGAGGTTCCGCCTTGAGGGTGGAAAATTCTCCTCGAGGACGATGTGAAATTTGTTGGAGTTGCATTGCTAGTAATTGAGGGTCGCGCGTGAATCAGAATTAGGCTGGTCACCCTCAAGATAGGGCAAACGTTCACCCAGAGAGTAATGTTCAATGAAATTTTTAGTTTTTGTTACAGCCATACAGACGTAAATAAGCTGTTGTGGGTTGGACAAGTGCAAAATCTCGTTGTCCACAGAATTGCGAGCCAAGTGCCACGAGATTTGACCTCGAGATGGGACACTGCAGGGACGGCGGTTCCGCTGTACGAACGACGAGTGTAACGTAGTGCAAGACCACGCCGACCGGAACGCATCGGTGAACATCGCGTGGCGCGAGAAGGCAAAACTCGACGGCAACGATTCGGATTACCGGACTCACAAAACCCAGCCGCAGGTGCGGTTGGTGCGTCTGTCCGGGTCGGGGCGTGTAAGTCGCTCACCCTCATCCCGTTCCCTCGCGGAATAGGGAGTGCTAGCGCACTGCTGAGGGAATCTAGAAAAGCCTCGAGCCATCGTGCCCGAGGCTGTTTACTTAGGAGACTGTCGTTGGTATCGTGGCTTCCACCACAGAGTTGTCCAGGGGTGACGACGATTAAAGCGAGTTCGACCTCGAGGACGGTAATTGCTTTCCCAACTACAGACGTTGCTCCTCTGTAGCCTTCCCGACGTCGTCCTTTCAGCATTCACTATATCACCGAATCAAGCGGCGGTCGACCCACCATCCTCCTTCGCTGGGCGACCAAACTCAACCTTGAACTCAGTACCATTGGTGCCGGTCTCGACAAGTTTTATATTACCACCGTATCGCAACAGCAACTCGTGGACGAGATACAGGCCGATACCGTGGTTGGCTTCCATACTTGACTCGAACAGCGATGCTTGCTTGGACTCTGGAATGCCGGGCCCATTGTCTGCTACACGAACTTCGACGGTATCAGACCATTCCTCAACGGCAACCTCTATCTTGGGCATCGGGCTGTCATTGTGTTTGACCGCGTTTGAGAACAGGTTCCGAAAGACGCGGGGAAGGAGATCGTCCGCCTCGACAAAGATATCATCCGGGATGTTCGCCGTCACCTCAACCTCCTCCCTTGCCTGTACCTTCTCCAACTCCTCGGTCAGCACCCGCGACAGGTTTCGCGCTTCGAGAGAGCCCGTCCCCTGTATTGATGCGATGAGGATTCGTACATCAGTGATGATCGTGGCCATCTCCTCACTCTGTTGGTAAATAACCGATAAGGCCCCTTCTTGAGTGCCCTCGCCCTCAAGGCCATGTTCGGCATATCCTTGAATGATGTTGACGTTGTTCAGCACCTCATGGCGAAGCACACTGTTCAGATACTCCAATTGGTCGGCATGATACTCGGCGGCGGCCCGCTCCGTCCGGAGGTGCTGGTTGAGCTGTGCCCGCTCAATGGATCGCGCCTCGATGGTTCCGACGACCGCACCACCAGTGGTGCTGATCGCTACGATCGACATCACCCACCCAAAAAGGAACTCAGTGTTCATTTGATCAGCCAAGAGGGCCATTACGGGGGCGTTGAGGAAGAAGAGGAATACAACGGCACAGAGGATCCAAGCAGCCGCTCGCGGGTACCGCGATCTCGAGGTGTCTCCCCGATACAAGAAGACGCCACAGAGGACAATGACAGCGCTCAGTGTGCCGTAAAAGCCGACGTTGATCACTCCCAAGGCTGAGAAGAGGTCGCTGACACTGTTGAATATGAGAAAATAGCTGTTCCCGGCAAGGAGGATGCAGATACCGACTGCGTAGAAGATGCGTGGGCCAGCCCGTTGTAACACCCGGTAAAGGAGGCCATCTTCTCCCAGCCCCTCGCTCCCTATTTGTTCGGTGAATTGTGCCATATCAGATGGTCTAGGTGCGAGCTACAAAGTGATGTGAGAAAACTCTGGTGGCGAACAAGAAACCGACAACGCACGACTTCGACTTCGGAGGATATCACTACTGTCGTGAGAAATGGTTAAATTCCAATATATTCACCCACCGTCTCGCGTGCGTCTGTGAGGAGTACGGTATCAGCCTCGAGGTCAAGTCAGAGTCGTGGACGAGTCAGACGGATCCCGAGTGTGGCGACCACGAGGAGACGATTCGCCACGGGAATACGCTAACGTGTCCGTGTGGCTTTGAGGGGAACGCTGACCTCGTGGCTTCAGAATCGCTCCTGAGACGGCAGACAGTAGAAGTACGGTCGATGGCACGGCCTGTGTACCTCAAGTGGAACAATCACGATTGGCGGGAACACCATAGCCCGCCCTCCATCGCGGAGACAACGGCCAACGAGGAGTACACAAACCAAAGTACCGCTTTGGGCAAGAATATCGCTCTCGGGGACTCGGACGCCTGAGACTCCCTCGAGAGGAATCCCGCGACTTCAGTCATGGGTGGATGTCAATCGTGTCGCCTTCCTTGCGATCTTTGTACCACCAATACCCAATCATCAGAGGAACGACAGGAATGATGTGGATGACCCACAACAGTAAAAGGTGGTTGTCCCCGCCGATCCGCTGGAGAGATCGGTAGAGCAACGCCTCGTACTCGAGGGCGAAGTGCCACGCCGCGGGGATCATCAGGATAGCGGGGACAATTGCGCCAATGAATCCGAGCGAGAGGACTTCTGGTGAAAGTCCGATCCGGATGAGAACCTCCGTAACGACGACCTGTGGAATGCCGAGGTACGATAGCCCCACGAGGAGAACGTCCTCAGCAGGTAACATTGAGGCGTAGGCCGTCGCACGCTCCGGATACAGCTGGTGGTACGCGAGAACAGCACTCGCCCAGAGGTAGCCAGGAACGAAAAGCACCGCACCTAGCCGTCTCGAACTTGGCAACGAATGGGTTCGCACCTCAGAAATCGAACGGGGTTCATACCCAAGGTACGTCCCGCCGAAATTGACATCAGCAGTACTGTTCAATTCGACGCTTGTGTGTTCGTGACCGGAAACCGGGAGGTAGTCTCGCTTCTTCGCTCCACTACTTCCCTCTCGAGACGGCGTCAGGCCGGATTCCTTGCCGAGCAATTCCACTTGCGTCGTCAGTTGCTCGAGGAGGTATGGAAATGTCTTGAACCACGGGAGCAACCGGAGCGGCATGACGAACACGACTGCGAGTGGTAGAATGAAAAATGAATAGAGCATCCCCAGACCGAGCGCATTCGCGAGATCGGCCGGTAAAATCAGGGTGACGAAGAAGGCGATTGGAACCAACAGTACAAACAGAAGAACGGTGGCAGTAATCAATGCACCATAGGCGGCAAGAACGCGGATAGAGAGATCACGAAGCCCGATATCGATGTGTCCTTTGACCTCACTGTCCGCGTACCGACGGAGGTACAACACGATCATTGGTAAGAAGAAGAGAAGCAGAGCAATCAGACCAAACACAGGATTCCCCTCGTTGAACAGGCCAGTAACGGGGAAGAGAATGAGCCAGGTGAGAAAGACCGTCGACACGAGCACCCCAAGGCCGACGTACACGGACTTCACGAAGTCGACAGGATCTGATAGAACCCCCCTCACCCAGTCGACTCGTAGTAAGGTTCGTCCGTAGTGAGAGACTTCTGTCCGGTTCACGAGGTACGCGGTTACAAAGAACAGATTGAGTCCGGGTATCACTGATAGTATCCAGTAGTGAGCACCTCGAAACCGTGGCCAGGATTCCGCCTGATACATACGTTCAGCGTCTTTGTACATCGACCCAATGAGGAGAGATATAACGGCGAACATTATTCCCCAAGCACCTATTGGGGAGAGCTGTTGTAAGGGATCGAAAACGAGGAGGAGGGCGAACATTCCGACGAGAGAGGTAAGCAACGTCACGTACCAGATTGACACCTGAGACTCTCGAGGATCGAACCACAACTCCGGCTTGGAGTCGCCGCTCTCCCTCGTCTCGTCTTCCGCCATTCCTTCAGACTCGGCAAACGTGAAGCGTTCATCCTTAATTCCGGTTGACTCCGCCGTTCCACCATCGGTGAGGTCTCGAGACGACGCGGCGACCTCCGTCAGGGAGATGCGTTCAATCTCTTGTTCTTCAAGTGCCTTGTCGGCCACAGGTGTCACGTTGACGTCGGTCACCAGTTGCACCACGTCGGCGTCGTTTTTCCCCTCAAGTTCCGAAAGGCGCTCGACATTCTCTACGGTGACCTGTTCAACTGGCTTTGTCACGACCAGAGCGACCAGCGTCTGGACTCCACAATCGGTCTCTCTGACGCCGCCGATCCCTCCGATCCCGTCACGGTACTGCTTCGATTCCGTCTTCCACCCCCTTCCCCTGAGGTGATTAGTGACCTCTTCGATAACCCCCGTTACGATCATGTCCTCCAGTTTAGACATATAGATGATAATATTTCTGATCGAGACGGATTACGCCCATCGACTTTCGCGGAAGCGATCGGACAACTTTGGCTCGGCACCTCGAAGGAACAGCCAAAAACCACACAAATGAAGGTGTCAACCGATGGTCTCGGTACTCATAGGGTTACGGAGAATCAAGGAGAAAGCCCCGTCCTTCAGGGTGGAGAGGATGTCAACCAAGATTCCATGGGGTTGGATCGGATAGGCCGGTCATAGTAGATGAGGCTGATTTTCACTCTCATAGTAATGTTCACAGAAGATTGGTTTCGTTTTACGGCCATACATGCGTAAATAATCTACACCCAGCGGTTCTGAGTGATTTCGCATTGGTGACGCTACTTAGCTCGAAAGTTGCAGTCTGTGTTTCGCGTATGAACCGGCAAAAATCCGCTCAGGACTCATCACACAGTTGTTCGAGTCTGCTGTCGACCAAGGGGTCGTCAAGACTCGTCCGGTGTGTTTCGGATGCCTGGTCTGTAGATTCGGGGTGGCTTACAGTCCTATTACCAGGACGCCCGTGGTGGCGATCAACCACATACGTGCGGCCACCGGTCGCTGCTGCGGGAGAGATTGGATGAGGATGGATGATAGCTCGGAGTGGCCAGAGTACGGCGTATGAGTAGCCCGAGGCGTTGACGAGCGCACAGAGCAGCGCTATGATGACGGAACTTCCGAACGTGCGCACTGGATCTTCCAGAGCGTTCGCATGGTCGACTCCAACGTATTTTCATGATGTACAAATAATTGCATAGTATGCAAAGTTCGAAAATCAGTCTCGATTTTCCGTTTCCGGAAGAGCGTACTTTCGGATACCAAGCAATGCAAGATATTCTGCACCCCCCGTGAACAATCTCCTCGAAGCGTTCACACAACAGGAAGTTGTGACGATTATCAACCTTGGTGGGCAATCGCATGAGTGTGTCTGCGACTAGTACTCCTCGAGTTGTGAGACAGATGACGGTCACGGGTCGCTGAGAAAAGACGACCTACGCTCCGGATGAACTAGACTGCGCCGGCCGTCGATACCGAAGATACCACACGAGGACTGCAAGCACAGTTACGACGAGCGCAGGCCATCGATCACTGCTGCGATAGAGGTTCGGTGAGGGTGGATGGTAGTTCGAGAGTGGCCAGAGCACGGCGTATGAGTATCCCGAGGCGTTGACGAGCGCCATATCCAACACGTGGTGGGAAGTAGCGCCGATGAGGAAGAGGGCAATCGCCTGGGTGCGATACTGTGGGGCGAGGACGAGCGCACAGAGTAACGCCATGATGACGGAGCCCCCGAGCGTGTGCAGTGGGCTCCACGAAAACGGTATTCCGAGTGTTGTTGCGACGGTGGCATCAGAGATGACGAGATTGATTTTAACAAAGTCTGGTGCAATTGCGCCGAGGACGACCAGTGAAATGTGGGCTGGGCACATCCAATCAACCCACCAGGAGAGACTGACGCCGATGATGAAGCCAGTCAGGGCGTGAGTGAAGACATCTGCCATTAGTTTCCACCTCGAGTGTCCTGCGGTGATTCTCGGTATGAGAGCGACAGTGGCTGGTCTCGTGGGACAAACACGAGTTGTCTGCGGTCGAATCGCCAATGGCGGATGAAGTGGCCAAGTGCGAAGAGGCCGCCGATGAACGAGATGATGTACATATAGATGCCTTCCCAGGGTTCGCGGGTTAGCGCTCGCTCAGCCTCGAGTGTGTCCGTGCTGGTGAGCGTCCCGAAGGCAGTGACGGGGTCGCCGTCCTCGAGGGTATCACTTTCGTGGAGATTTTCGTCGGCGTATTCGACTGTAACATGGTGTTGGGATGGGTGCTCGAGTTGGATGACAACCGGATCAGTGTCGACGGCCGTGCCCTCGAGGGATGCTTGGTCGCCAACATATGCATCTGGGTTCGGACTGACGTGGCTCTCGTCGGGATAGTCGTTTGCTGCGGTGTCGTAACCCGGTAGCGTCCCGTACCAGATCATGAGTCCGCCAAGAGCACAGAGGAGAACGAGTGCAACAAGAAGTCGAAGTCGGTGTTTGGACAGGTCCAACGGAGTCATCGGAGTTCAGTGTCGGTGTATGTCGGCACCAGCGTATGGCTTTTGTGGAACAGGTCTGGACGTTGTTTTTGTGAATGGGATCGGTGATACCCACCGATTCATATGTATTCTTCACATCACCCGGTATACGAAAGTTAAAGTGTTCTCGGCCAAAAGATTCAATAAGGGATGTCCCAAGAGCAAGAGACGGCGTATTGTGAACGGTGTGGTGAGCAGCAACCGGTCAAGAAGACGGTTCCGTGGCAGCCGGATCTCTGTGGGACCTGCAGCACCGAACTCGAGGATTAGTCCTAATTGGTGTTCAATCCTTACTAGAGAAGTTATTACCGCTGAGCTTGGAATATAATTAACAAGTCGATGTGAATAACTCACAGTGTAGTGATTTGGGAGGGCCAGTTCTGCACTCAGTGTTGAATGACATAGATGGCCCAAGAATTAATCATACACCAAAATAATGTGTGTAGCATGTCAAATACGACAGATGGCGATGTCTTCACTCAAACTCTTCAAAACCTCCATTCTGATTTTCAAGCTAACCCCTTCGAGTACGGAAACGAAGATATGATTCTCCCCGAGTTGTATCATCGGTTGAAGCTGGAACTGGACCAAACACGACTTCCGGCTAAGTTCGGAGTTGAATATGGAGACGACTCCTGGAAGGTTCAAAAAGCGTCTGAATCGACAGAGGCAGGCGAGGTAACCCGAACTCGAACAGAAACAGCCTTTATACATGATAGTGATTCCTGGATCCCATCAAATCGATCAATGACGTTCAAATTTGATTTGACTATCTTTTCGGAATCCGAATCGTTGCTTCTACAGAGTAAGCGCACTGGCCCAAGCAACTATTTTGATTCTGGGAATGAAATCTCTGTTCTGGCCGAAGTGAAACACTCAAAGAATCTAAGCGGGAACGATTTTTACTCACAGGAGAAAGGAATCAGTGATATCGTTGCTCTCTCAGAGTTCCCTGGAGAGGTTCATGAGCGCACGTTTCTGTTCTTTGATTGGTGGCCCGAATATCAAGATGGTACTGAGCGATTCAGCAAGTATAAATCTAAACTACTCGCTCAACTACCAACTCTTTCATCACCAGTCACTATTCGATACCTTCCTCGTATAGGTGACGAGCAGACGTTTACCATTTCATAACTAAATCCGTAATCCACATTCTGTCTGTTTTTGGGTCGAGGTGGCCGATCTGGCGGTCCCTGTCTTTTGCCTCTATGAATTCATTTCGAAGATGGTGTGGGAAGCGCCTCATTCAAATGGGTAGCGAGGCCGATTCCGCCCCACCTTGGGCAGGGTTGAAGCCGACACTCGCCACTACTAACCTCGAACTATCTTGACCCAAACATTCAGTTTTGATTATCTGTTAATAGAAACAATGGGTAAGCGCAAGGACTCGAATCACGTGTTGGAAGAACAATCGAAAGGAAAAGTACGGACAGAACTCGCTCAGTGGGTGGTAAATGCGCTGGATGATGAGGACTATGCGTTTGATTATGAAATCCGGCCGGTTGGTGAGTTTGTGGATTCTGGTATCGTCGATCCGTCACCGTTCTACGCTCAGCTCAAGGCTTCTCGGTGGTTTGATGACGAAGACGACATCTGGTGGGACTTCAATACCGAGTATCTCCTCGAGGACTGCTTGCAGGCATCGGTTCCAGTCGTACTGCTTGTGTATGAACGCTACGGTGACACCCTGCATTGGTGCGTCATCCAAGAACATTGTTGGGATGTTTTAGACGAGGAACGACCGGGATGGCAAGAGCAGTCCTCCGTCCGTATCAGGTTCGAACGGGATCCGATCACCGACGTGAAAGGACGGAATCACCTTCGAACTGCCATCGAGAGAACCCAGCGTCGAATCTCAACGAGAGAGTATATTGCTACGTCGCAGCGAGAAACGTTCAGTCACTCTCAGGGAACGACACTCGCATCGTCCGAGGAGGTACTCGATCACAAGCACAAACTCATCGGCGAGGCGAAATCGTTCATCGAAGCAAATCAAACCGCACGGGCTCTCCAGAAACTGATGGACGTCTATCAGCTGCCTGAAGTGGATGATCCGACGCTTGAAGCGATTAAACATCTGATAGCGCTCCGTGAAACGACTGATGTCAGCGTCGCCCTCTCTAAGATTCGATTCGCGAGTAAAGGGCTACAACTCGCCGAGGAGTACAACCGGGCGGAACTACGAGAGTCACTCGAAGACGAACTCACGAACGCACAGGAGTACGTCTCCGAGCGATTCGTCGGCGCGAAATACGATCACACGAATGCGAAACGCGAACTATTAGTTCTCACTATCGAAG comes from the Natronolimnobius sp. AArcel1 genome and includes:
- a CDS encoding sensor histidine kinase KdpD, producing MAQFTEQIGSEGLGEDGLLYRVLQRAGPRIFYAVGICILLAGNSYFLIFNSVSDLFSALGVINVGFYGTLSAVIVLCGVFLYRGDTSRSRYPRAAAWILCAVVFLFFLNAPVMALLADQMNTEFLFGWVMSIVAISTTGGAVVGTIEARSIERAQLNQHLRTERAAAEYHADQLEYLNSVLRHEVLNNVNIIQGYAEHGLEGEGTQEGALSVIYQQSEEMATIITDVRILIASIQGTGSLEARNLSRVLTEELEKVQAREEVEVTANIPDDIFVEADDLLPRVFRNLFSNAVKHNDSPMPKIEVAVEEWSDTVEVRVADNGPGIPESKQASLFESSMEANHGIGLYLVHELLLRYGGNIKLVETGTNGTEFKVEFGRPAKEDGGSTAA
- a CDS encoding metal-dependent hydrolase; this translates as MADVFTHALTGFIIGVSLSWWVDWMCPAHISLVVLGAIAPDFVKINLVISDATVATTLGIPFSWSPLHTLGGSVIMALLCALVLAPQYRTQAIALFLIGATSHHVLDMALVNASGYSYAVLWPLSNYHPPSPNLYRSSDRWPALVVTVLAVLVWYLRYRRPAQSSSSGA
- a CDS encoding DUF4365 domain-containing protein produces the protein MGKRKDSNHVLEEQSKGKVRTELAQWVVNALDDEDYAFDYEIRPVGEFVDSGIVDPSPFYAQLKASRWFDDEDDIWWDFNTEYLLEDCLQASVPVVLLVYERYGDTLHWCVIQEHCWDVLDEERPGWQEQSSVRIRFERDPITDVKGRNHLRTAIERTQRRISTREYIATSQRETFSHSQGTTLASSEEVLDHKHKLIGEAKSFIEANQTARALQKLMDVYQLPEVDDPTLEAIKHLIALRETTDVSVALSKIRFASKGLQLAEEYNRAELRESLEDELTNAQEYVSERFVGAKYDHTNAKRELLVLTIEDWGISDAGADIIAQIQWGNGELDTEMAHAIAGDDCIKLKQSGESRTPQGIACAEREHRFETDMLAELPCLAKCTVCGLSCETLEDVLEQEIPAVCDECGSLGYDITWQRDTKYCPDCRGSSS